The following coding sequences are from one Eucalyptus grandis isolate ANBG69807.140 chromosome 11, ASM1654582v1, whole genome shotgun sequence window:
- the LOC120289821 gene encoding somatic embryogenesis receptor kinase 2-like, producing the protein MVFNLRTFSFAESVEDDPTPPKSFSIKELRRATDNFSSNNIVGYFLSGKVYKGRLADGSLVSVHRASYVDLSSEEGFEAEVQVGSTVSTHPNVLRLRGFCRIEEELLLVKGACTPSHQGNIKILHRHISPSNILLNVHFEAVIGGFSLAEIMHENNAEEGTIVWPMRSSDSGSDSRSYHRYEDVYVNTTSFCGTFIYCAPEYFFTGKCTVKNDVYAYGKMLLELMSGTDISKLNSLAVDEDLSLEKWIGDLKNKNELGRVIDPNLQGNYVEEEAERLVGFALLCSHVDPSIRPEMSEVVRMLESQFLQRDPSTSTRSSWSQSEGDSTPYYSFPPSPSPPLGIAP; encoded by the exons ATGGTGTTCAATCTCCGAACCTTCAGTTTTGCCGAGTCCGTTGAAGATGATCCAACACCTCCTAAAAGCTTCTCCATAAAGGAGCTCCGACGCGCGACGGACAACTTTAGCAGCAACAACATCGTGGGGTACTTTCTGAGTGGCAAGGTTTACAAGGGGCGCTTGGCCGATGGTTCACTAGTGTCAGTACACAGAGCAAGCTATGTCGATCTGTCAAGCGAGGAGGGATTCGAAGCAGAAGTGCAAGTGGGAAGCACGGTTTCGACGCACCCAAACGTGCTACGCCTGAGGGGCTTTTGCAGGATCGAGGAAGAGCTCTTACTGGT CAAGGGGGCTTGCACACCTTCACATCAAGGCAACATCAAGATATTGCATCGTCACATCAGCCCGAGCAATATACTGCTGAATGTGCATTTTGAGGCCGTGATAGGAGGATTTTCGCTTGCTGAGATCATGCACGAGAATAATGCAGAGGAAGGGACTATTGTTTGGCCCATGCGGTCATCTGATTCTGGCTCCGATTCTCGATCCTATCATCGCTATGAAGATGTTTATGTCAATACCACCAGCTTTTGTGGCACATTCATATATTGTGCCCCCGAGTATTTCTTCACAGGGAAGTGCACAGTGAAGAATGATGTCTATGCATACGGGAAAATGCTTCTCGAGCTCATGTCGGGAACCGATATTTCAAAACTTAATTCGTTGGCAGTCGATGAAGATCTCAGTTTGGAGAAATGGATCGGTGATCTTAAGAACAAGAACGAGTTGGGAAGGGTGATCGATCCCAATCTGCAGGGGAACTAcgtggaagaagaagcagagcgaCTAGTCGGATTTGCATTGTTGTGCTCACACGTGGATCCATCTATTCGACCAGAGATGTCTGAAGTGGTTCGAATGCTCGAAAGCCAGTTTCTTCAGCGGGATCCTAGTACTAGTACGAGGAGTAGTTGGAGTCAAAGTGAGGGCGACTCAACTCCGTACTACTCTttccctccttctccttctcctcctctggGGATTGCTCCATAA